The proteins below are encoded in one region of Parvicella tangerina:
- a CDS encoding SpoIIE family protein phosphatase, whose amino-acid sequence MKNYPLNKFIAFFLFISTTFSGWSGYVVVECEEGKADLTTVNFQTEYMRLDGNWEFYYNELLTPDELELISPKKFGQVPGFWKHYNDSLSKFGCATYRLKFSLSKDQLLSQLSLRNTNIHNAFKIWLNGEVIAEVGRVGTSYENSVPRWLPLLVKLPNLKQENELVVQVSNYRHRNGGVQDAFEIGETSYFEEEYRHQFFSEVFLAGAAFVLGCFFIGMFFFWKKDKAALYFGVFSIFFSSRVMLIGTRSLGFSFPDLPWDFLIRLEYIGMFAMHYFMFHFVYHAFKKQTSKSYLNILKIITILLVLTCLIPGDYFTYLTIPNNYYLLTTFVYCVFIFVKAMRANVPGAIWAILAMIVFFLTTIPMVLEYSNLFITDPVILSVSYIAFMLSMSLVFAARFGFSFTYLESLKNSEEVQKREVLRQKERVEKSTTLIRESMNYAQGIQQSMLPTDNDLRNIFGECFIFFNPAGKVSGDFYWVKQRRDTKEALIAVADCTGHGVPGAFISLIAISALDNLVERKDHVETDLLLAELNDVMHDRLQRSYEKGKVIKEGLDIGVCKYNFEDHTLCFSAAHHKLLVIRKSGEFFVYRGDNHHLGMPLSFDFEFKKYSLKLEEGDQFYLFTDGVYDQKGGGEGKKLYLKRMIDEILKNSQLPLHRQKIEFEEFISEWMEDNDQMDDMLLFGMKV is encoded by the coding sequence ATGAAGAACTACCCCCTCAACAAATTTATTGCTTTCTTTCTCTTTATCTCAACCACCTTCTCGGGTTGGTCTGGATATGTTGTGGTAGAATGTGAGGAGGGAAAAGCTGATCTAACTACCGTTAACTTTCAAACGGAGTATATGCGGCTTGACGGAAATTGGGAGTTTTATTACAACGAGTTGTTAACACCTGATGAGCTAGAACTGATATCACCTAAAAAGTTTGGACAAGTACCAGGTTTTTGGAAACATTATAATGATAGCCTCTCTAAGTTTGGATGTGCAACGTATAGGTTAAAATTTTCCCTATCGAAAGACCAGTTGTTAAGTCAATTATCACTCAGAAACACCAATATTCATAATGCCTTTAAAATATGGCTTAATGGAGAGGTTATTGCTGAAGTAGGGAGGGTGGGAACTTCTTACGAAAACAGTGTCCCCAGATGGTTGCCGCTATTGGTAAAACTGCCTAACCTAAAACAGGAAAATGAACTGGTCGTTCAGGTGAGCAATTATCGACATCGGAATGGAGGTGTACAGGATGCCTTTGAAATAGGAGAAACAAGTTATTTTGAAGAAGAATATCGTCATCAGTTTTTTAGTGAGGTATTTTTGGCGGGGGCTGCATTTGTTTTGGGATGTTTTTTTATTGGAATGTTCTTTTTTTGGAAAAAGGATAAGGCAGCATTGTATTTTGGTGTTTTTTCAATCTTTTTTAGTTCTAGAGTCATGCTGATAGGTACGCGTTCTCTGGGCTTTTCGTTTCCTGATCTTCCCTGGGACTTTTTAATAAGATTGGAATACATCGGTATGTTTGCGATGCATTATTTCATGTTTCACTTCGTTTACCATGCGTTCAAAAAACAAACCAGTAAAAGTTACCTGAATATATTGAAGATCATCACGATTTTATTGGTGTTAACCTGCCTGATTCCAGGAGATTACTTTACGTACCTGACTATCCCGAATAACTATTACTTGCTGACTACCTTCGTTTATTGTGTGTTCATTTTTGTCAAGGCAATGAGGGCTAATGTCCCAGGAGCTATTTGGGCAATTTTAGCTATGATCGTGTTTTTCCTGACTACCATACCTATGGTGCTAGAGTATTCCAACTTATTCATCACGGATCCTGTAATATTAAGCGTTAGTTATATCGCATTTATGCTGAGTATGTCACTTGTATTTGCTGCGCGTTTTGGTTTCTCATTTACTTACCTTGAAAGTTTAAAGAACAGTGAAGAAGTGCAGAAGAGAGAGGTGTTGAGACAAAAGGAGCGAGTTGAAAAAAGTACGACACTGATTAGAGAAAGCATGAATTACGCTCAGGGAATTCAGCAGTCCATGTTGCCTACAGACAACGATCTTCGCAACATATTCGGAGAATGTTTCATTTTCTTCAACCCCGCTGGCAAAGTGAGTGGAGACTTTTATTGGGTAAAACAACGAAGAGATACGAAGGAGGCTTTGATTGCAGTTGCTGATTGCACGGGGCACGGAGTTCCAGGTGCATTTATCAGTTTAATTGCCATAAGTGCGTTAGACAATTTGGTAGAGCGAAAAGACCATGTGGAGACAGACCTGCTGCTTGCAGAGTTGAATGATGTAATGCACGATAGGTTGCAGCGTTCTTATGAAAAAGGAAAGGTCATTAAAGAGGGTCTTGATATTGGCGTTTGCAAATATAATTTTGAAGATCACACCCTTTGTTTTTCAGCTGCTCATCATAAATTATTGGTGATCAGGAAGTCAGGAGAGTTTTTTGTTTACCGTGGTGATAATCACCATTTGGGCATGCCGTTAAGCTTTGATTTTGAATTTAAGAAGTATTCATTGAAGTTAGAAGAAGGTGATCAGTTTTACTTGTTTACTGATGGAGTATACGATCAAAAGGGAGGAGGAGAAGGTAAAAAGCTTTATTTGAAGCGAATGATTGATGAAATCTTGAAAAATAGCCAACTCCCGCTTCATCGTCAGAAGATTGAGTTTGAAGAGTTTATAAGTGAGTGGATGGAAGATAACGATCAAATGGATGACATGCTACTTTTTGGAATGAAAGTATAA